The Falco naumanni isolate bFalNau1 chromosome 1, bFalNau1.pat, whole genome shotgun sequence genome window below encodes:
- the PPP1R3B gene encoding protein phosphatase 1 regulatory subunit 3B isoform X1, with protein sequence MQCARVLDYFPHKQAMAVDVAMQLYLCSSPLRREKCACKIAPKPSKPLRPCIQLSGKTTLNGPEEAAKTFTHNKVKKRVSFADSRGFALTMVKVFSEFDDPLDIPFNITELIDNIVGLTTVERDSFVLDFVQPSVDYLDFRNRLQADCVCLENCMLKERSIVGTVKVKNLAFEKTVKIRMTFDTWKNFVDHPCQYVKDTYGGSDRDTFSFDISLPEGIQSHERVEFAISFECNGKVYWDSNRGTNYRIIRSELKSAQEAVSPPQGPDFGSAFDQFGSPRCSYGLIPEWPSYSGYEKLGPYY encoded by the coding sequence AGTACTAGACTATTTTCCTCACAAACAAGCAATGGCTGTGGATGTAGCAATGCAGTTATACCTGTGCTCCTCACCCCTGCGAAGAGAGAAGTGTGCCTGCAAAATTGCTCCAAAGCCAAGCAAGCCACTGCGGCCCTGCATCCAGCTGAGTGGCAAGACTACGCTGAATGGACCAGAAGAGGCAGCAAAAACCTTCACACACAACAAAGTGAAGAAGAGGGTATCCTTTGCAGATAGCAGAGGCTTTGCTCTGACAATGGTGAAGGTGTTCTCAGAGTTTGATGACCCACTAGATATTCCTTTCAACATCACTGAGCTGATAGACAACATCGTGGGTCTGACAACAGTGGAGAGGGACAGCTTTGTCCTGGATTTTGTTCAGCCCTCTGTGGACTACCTGGACTTCAGAAACCGCCTCCAGGCAGACTGTGTCTGCCTTGAAAACTGTATGCTGAAGGAGCGATCCATTGTGGGAACAGTGAAGGTGAAGAACCTTGCTTTTGAAAAGACTGTGAAGATCAGGATGACGTTTGACACCTGGAAAAACTTTGTGGATCACCCATGCCAGTATGTCAAGGATACGTATGGAGGGTCAGATCGGGACACATTTTCCTTTGACATCAGCTTGCCTGAGGGGATTCAATCCCATGAAAGAGTAGAGTTTGCCATCTCCTTTGAGTGCAATGGAAAGGTGTACTGGGACAGCAACAGGGGCACAAATTACAGGATCATACGTTCAGAACTGAAATCTGCCCAGGAAGCTGTCAGCCCCCCACAGGGCCCTGACTTTGGCAGTGCTTTTGACCAGTTTGGGAGCCCTCGATGCTCCTACGGCCTCATTCCTGAGTGGCCCAGCTATTCTGGCTACGAGAAGCTAGGGCCTTACTATTGA
- the PPP1R3B gene encoding protein phosphatase 1 regulatory subunit 3B isoform X2 → MAVDVAMQLYLCSSPLRREKCACKIAPKPSKPLRPCIQLSGKTTLNGPEEAAKTFTHNKVKKRVSFADSRGFALTMVKVFSEFDDPLDIPFNITELIDNIVGLTTVERDSFVLDFVQPSVDYLDFRNRLQADCVCLENCMLKERSIVGTVKVKNLAFEKTVKIRMTFDTWKNFVDHPCQYVKDTYGGSDRDTFSFDISLPEGIQSHERVEFAISFECNGKVYWDSNRGTNYRIIRSELKSAQEAVSPPQGPDFGSAFDQFGSPRCSYGLIPEWPSYSGYEKLGPYY, encoded by the coding sequence ATGGCTGTGGATGTAGCAATGCAGTTATACCTGTGCTCCTCACCCCTGCGAAGAGAGAAGTGTGCCTGCAAAATTGCTCCAAAGCCAAGCAAGCCACTGCGGCCCTGCATCCAGCTGAGTGGCAAGACTACGCTGAATGGACCAGAAGAGGCAGCAAAAACCTTCACACACAACAAAGTGAAGAAGAGGGTATCCTTTGCAGATAGCAGAGGCTTTGCTCTGACAATGGTGAAGGTGTTCTCAGAGTTTGATGACCCACTAGATATTCCTTTCAACATCACTGAGCTGATAGACAACATCGTGGGTCTGACAACAGTGGAGAGGGACAGCTTTGTCCTGGATTTTGTTCAGCCCTCTGTGGACTACCTGGACTTCAGAAACCGCCTCCAGGCAGACTGTGTCTGCCTTGAAAACTGTATGCTGAAGGAGCGATCCATTGTGGGAACAGTGAAGGTGAAGAACCTTGCTTTTGAAAAGACTGTGAAGATCAGGATGACGTTTGACACCTGGAAAAACTTTGTGGATCACCCATGCCAGTATGTCAAGGATACGTATGGAGGGTCAGATCGGGACACATTTTCCTTTGACATCAGCTTGCCTGAGGGGATTCAATCCCATGAAAGAGTAGAGTTTGCCATCTCCTTTGAGTGCAATGGAAAGGTGTACTGGGACAGCAACAGGGGCACAAATTACAGGATCATACGTTCAGAACTGAAATCTGCCCAGGAAGCTGTCAGCCCCCCACAGGGCCCTGACTTTGGCAGTGCTTTTGACCAGTTTGGGAGCCCTCGATGCTCCTACGGCCTCATTCCTGAGTGGCCCAGCTATTCTGGCTACGAGAAGCTAGGGCCTTACTATTGA